Sequence from the Syntrophorhabdaceae bacterium genome:
TCCGAAATATCCGAGGACAGCCGAATAAACGACATAACCAAAAAGATAACAGGCCAGATACACAGGATGGGAGCGATCACGAAGAGACTGATGGGTCTGGAAAAGTATTCAAGCCGTGATTATGTGGGAAGCATCAGGATTACCGACGTAGATCCGATAGACGAAGGTGGTCAACGATAGCCGAGCATAGAAAGGATTGAGAGACTATGAACGCAAAAAAGATCCTGGTTGTCGATGATGAAGTAGCGATCCTCGAGATTATGGCCGAGTTCTTCAAGATGAAAGGGTATGCGGTTTCCACCGCCAAAACCGCAGAAGAGGCGCTGATCATGCTCGGCAGAGAGGCATTCATGGTAATGTTTTTGGACCTCAAGCTTCCGGATATGGACGGAATAACGCTCTGTAAGCGCATACGGAGAGACAATCTCATTGCGGTAATTTATGCCATCACCGGTTACACAAACTTCTACAATCTTATGGACTGCCGGGCCGCCGGGTTTGATGACTTCTTCGTAAAGCCGGTGGATATGAATACGCTTTTGAAGGCCGCCGATGATGCATTCGAAAAAATAGAAAGATGGAAAGTCGAGAAATATGATCTCATGTAACACGATCTCAAACCATTTTTGCTTTTAAGTTGGGCGCCTCTCCAGTTAACCGGTTTCCGTTCTTTCCAAAAACTCCCTGTTTACTATTCCCCTTTTGGTTTATAATTTTGGGTATTTTGCAGAAAAAGGAGAAGAAAACCATGCATAGTGCTGGACGGGAAATGAGGAGGTGGTCGTTTCTTCTCATCGGATGGGCTATAAGTGGGATTGTTGGAATCACGCCGGTTAAGGCGAGCGATCTGAATGACCGGGAGCTATCGGCGCTCGCGAACAAGGCGTACGTCTATTCCTTCCCCGTTTATGAAACGTAC
This genomic interval carries:
- a CDS encoding response regulator — encoded protein: MNAKKILVVDDEVAILEIMAEFFKMKGYAVSTAKTAEEALIMLGREAFMVMFLDLKLPDMDGITLCKRIRRDNLIAVIYAITGYTNFYNLMDCRAAGFDDFFVKPVDMNTLLKAADDAFEKIERWKVEKYDLM